In Lacibacter sp. H375, one DNA window encodes the following:
- a CDS encoding MutS-related protein, with the protein MEIDKVTYHDLSIFNNEEEYSLLHRINFCNTFGGKQKLEYLLTHPHHNLKKIVDTQQTLQQIREVIEQWPKEITNGTILVLEKFYGYPFDKIPDSYSHVPAFFYRLFEGPDYRLVRYTVGHFIDFLRGMHQLQQLFNNDNISPILRSLVVDIRKLLDHGMVHDMIKQHSSATLAPPKMLRFGNFLRIEYKRQAEQLIDIYHKLDAYYSMAKAVDHFNLHFPEVKESGEPLIKAQGLYHLLLQTPVAYDITLNPQTNFLFLTGANMAGKSTFIKSVGCAVYLAHVGMGVPAASMELSLFDGLLSNIQVQDNIVKGESYFYNEVQRIKNTVLKITDGRKWLVLIDELFKGTNIQDAMHCSTAVIKGLLKIKNSLFILSTHLYEIGDELKQYPNISFRYFETTATDEQLQFSYQLKEGISNDRFGYLILKREKVVEMLEKL; encoded by the coding sequence TTGGAAATAGACAAAGTCACATACCACGACCTTTCGATCTTCAATAACGAGGAAGAGTATTCGCTGCTGCACCGTATCAATTTCTGTAACACATTTGGTGGTAAACAGAAACTGGAATACCTGTTAACGCATCCGCATCACAATCTGAAAAAAATTGTCGATACACAACAAACACTGCAACAGATCAGGGAAGTGATTGAGCAATGGCCCAAAGAAATCACGAATGGAACCATACTTGTGTTAGAAAAGTTTTATGGCTATCCGTTTGATAAAATTCCAGACAGCTATTCACATGTTCCAGCGTTTTTTTATCGTTTGTTTGAAGGGCCGGATTATCGTTTGGTTCGTTACACAGTCGGGCATTTTATTGATTTCCTGAGAGGCATGCATCAATTGCAGCAATTGTTCAACAACGATAACATCTCTCCTATCCTCCGTTCATTAGTAGTTGATATAAGAAAGTTGTTGGATCATGGCATGGTGCATGATATGATCAAACAACATTCATCTGCCACACTTGCCCCGCCAAAAATGTTACGTTTTGGTAATTTTTTGCGCATTGAATATAAAAGGCAGGCAGAGCAACTGATCGATATTTATCATAAGCTCGATGCTTATTACAGCATGGCAAAAGCTGTAGATCATTTTAATCTGCATTTTCCTGAAGTAAAAGAAAGTGGTGAACCATTGATCAAAGCACAGGGTTTATATCATCTGTTGTTACAGACACCAGTTGCGTATGATATTACCTTGAACCCGCAAACGAATTTTCTTTTTCTCACCGGTGCGAATATGGCGGGTAAGAGTACGTTTATTAAATCAGTCGGTTGTGCTGTTTATCTTGCACATGTGGGTATGGGTGTTCCTGCGGCTTCCATGGAGTTGAGTTTGTTTGATGGTTTGCTGAGTAATATACAGGTGCAGGATAATATTGTAAAAGGTGAAAGTTATTTTTATAACGAAGTTCAACGCATCAAGAATACCGTTCTAAAAATAACTGATGGAAGAAAGTGGCTGGTGCTCATTGATGAACTATTCAAAGGCACCAACATACAGGATGCCATGCATTGCAGCACAGCCGTGATCAAAGGATTGCTGAAGATCAAAAACTCTTTGTTCATTCTCTCCACACATTTGTATGAAATTGGTGACGAGTTGAAACAATATCCAAACATTTCCTTCCGCTATTTTGAAACAACGGCTACCGATGAGCAGTTGCAATTCAGTTACCAGTTAAAAGAAGGTATCAGTAACGACCGCTTTGGTTATTTGATTTTGAAACGGGAGAAGGTGGTGGAGATGCTGGAGAAATTGTAG
- a CDS encoding dihydroorotase, translated as MAQHYLIKNCLLVNEGKITPTDVLIKNGRIEKIASSISNANGATEINAEGKYLLPGAIDDQVHFREPGLTHKATIHTEAKAAVAGGVTSFMEMPNTIPNALNLELLEDKYTIAANTSLANYSFYMGTSNTSADDTLKANDFKNSICGIKIFMGASTGNMLVDNYNTLDKVFRESEMLVATHCESESIIKENYDRLKALKGELSPADHPLVRDENGCYESSLMAIQIARQYNTRLHILHISTAKELELFGNMMPLKEKRITSEVCVHHLHYTADDYETLGYRIKCNPAIKAKENKEALWKALLDDRIDVIATDHAPHAWEEKQGSYENAHAGLPLVQHPLLLMLHYYKEGRISLERIVEKMSHAVADCFQIKERGYVREGYFADLVLVDLNKPSTVTKENLLYKCGWSPLEGFTFPATITHTFVNGHLVYGNGSIDESQMGQRLLFDRN; from the coding sequence ATGGCGCAACATTACTTAATTAAGAACTGCTTACTTGTAAATGAAGGAAAGATCACTCCAACTGATGTACTCATTAAGAACGGACGAATTGAAAAGATTGCCTCGTCTATCAGTAATGCAAACGGAGCAACAGAAATAAATGCAGAGGGAAAATATCTTTTACCGGGTGCTATAGACGACCAGGTGCATTTTCGTGAACCCGGATTAACACACAAAGCAACGATTCATACCGAAGCAAAAGCAGCTGTGGCTGGTGGCGTTACCAGTTTTATGGAAATGCCCAACACCATTCCAAATGCATTGAATCTTGAATTACTTGAAGACAAGTACACGATTGCTGCAAACACCTCGCTTGCCAACTATTCTTTTTATATGGGCACCAGCAACACAAGTGCCGATGATACATTAAAAGCAAATGATTTTAAAAACAGCATTTGTGGTATCAAGATCTTTATGGGTGCAAGCACAGGCAATATGCTGGTCGATAATTATAATACACTTGATAAGGTTTTTCGTGAAAGTGAAATGCTGGTGGCTACACATTGCGAAAGCGAAAGTATTATCAAAGAAAATTATGACCGTTTAAAAGCTTTGAAAGGTGAATTATCGCCGGCAGATCATCCACTGGTGCGTGATGAGAACGGTTGTTATGAATCATCGTTAATGGCAATACAAATCGCAAGACAATACAATACACGTTTACATATTCTGCACATCAGCACAGCAAAAGAGCTGGAGTTGTTTGGCAATATGATGCCGTTGAAAGAGAAACGCATCACCAGCGAAGTATGTGTGCATCATTTACATTATACGGCTGATGATTATGAAACACTTGGCTATCGTATTAAATGTAACCCGGCCATTAAAGCAAAAGAAAACAAAGAAGCTTTGTGGAAAGCATTGCTTGATGACAGGATAGATGTAATTGCAACCGATCATGCACCACATGCATGGGAAGAAAAACAAGGGTCGTATGAAAATGCACATGCAGGATTACCATTGGTGCAACATCCTCTGTTACTAATGCTGCATTATTATAAAGAAGGACGTATTTCCTTAGAAAGAATTGTGGAGAAGATGAGCCATGCAGTTGCAGATTGTTTCCAGATAAAAGAACGTGGTTATGTGCGTGAAGGTTATTTTGCTGATCTCGTGTTGGTTGACCTCAACAAACCATCTACGGTAACAAAAGAAAACTTACTTTACAAATGTGGCTGGAGCCCGTTGGAAGGTTTTACTTTTCCGGCTACCATCACACATACTTTTGTAAATGGTCATTTAGTTTATGGAAATGGAAGCATAGATGAATCACAGATGGGGCAACGATTACTTTTTGACAGGAATTAA